The DNA sequence TACTCCATTTGCTGCTCAGAAGGCAGCATCGAGTGCTGCTGAAAAAGCGAAAAAATATGGGGTTCAGGAAATTGAAATTAGAGTGAAGGGACCAGGCCCCGGCAGAGAATCTGCTATTACAGCAATTCAGTCTTCAGGATTGAATTTGAAGGCAATTGAAGATGTAACACCACTTCCCCATAATGGTTGTCGGCCAAGGAAAAAACGCAGAGTATAAGCATGATTTACATAAGTTTAAAATGAGGTTCGAGAAAGGAACGATATGGCAAGATATGTAGGTCCACAATGCAGATTGTGTAGAAGAGAGGGTGAAAAATTATTCCTGAAAGGAATCAGGTGTGATACGGTAAAATGCGCAATCTCAAAACGCAAGTATCCTCCTGGTCAATTTACCTGGGGTAGAGGTAAGTTATCAAAATACGGTATTCAGTTTAGAGAAAAGCAAAAAATAAAGCGTTTTTATGGAATTTTGGAAAGACAGTTTCAAAATTATTATAAAAAAGCTGAAAAACAAAAGGGAAATACAGGCGAAAACCTTTTAAATATATTCGAGAGAAGATTAGATAATGTTTTATATTTGGTATCTTTTGCTATTTCAAGAAAGCAAGGCAGGCAAATTATACAACATGGCCACATAAGCGTGAATGATAAAAAGGTAGACATAGCCTCATATCTTGTAAAGGCTGGAGATATTATAAAACCGAAGAATGATGAATTGAGTCTAAACATTATAAAATCGAATATTGAATTTGTTAAAGGCCGAAATGCCCCTGCTTGGATAGAATTTAGAAAAGATACCTTGGAGGCTGTGGTGACACAACTCCCTACAAGGGATGATATTTCTGTTCCTATTCAAGAACAATTAATTGTCGAACTGTGTTCTAAATAAATA is a window from the Candidatus Jettenia sp. genome containing:
- the rpsK gene encoding 30S ribosomal protein S11, with the protein product MSTAVKKKARHNVTRAIANIKATFNNTYVTISDVNGETICWASAGTVGFKGSRKSTPFAAQKAASSAAEKAKKYGVQEIEIRVKGPGPGRESAITAIQSSGLNLKAIEDVTPLPHNGCRPRKKRRV
- the rpsD gene encoding 30S ribosomal protein S4, with the translated sequence MARYVGPQCRLCRREGEKLFLKGIRCDTVKCAISKRKYPPGQFTWGRGKLSKYGIQFREKQKIKRFYGILERQFQNYYKKAEKQKGNTGENLLNIFERRLDNVLYLVSFAISRKQGRQIIQHGHISVNDKKVDIASYLVKAGDIIKPKNDELSLNIIKSNIEFVKGRNAPAWIEFRKDTLEAVVTQLPTRDDISVPIQEQLIVELCSK